A stretch of Apis cerana isolate GH-2021 linkage group LG1, AcerK_1.0, whole genome shotgun sequence DNA encodes these proteins:
- the LOC107992733 gene encoding RRP15-like protein translates to MHIEKEFEDDIKSDAGGNSGWADAMRKILQTKKPKRKKTIVLSKAKRLCDIKEKEDKESSLLDIEKIKEEVNSQEIKEEKDVVKKPQLKEKKLGIRVKPSIMDRERERTLQKIATKGVIQLFNAVKQQQGEINKKLSEAGPLERKREQVLRSIDKTKFLDVLMGGSKSISVDNDVKNEEQENEKLEKKKDKETWNVLREDFVMGTKLKDWDRKEQDEDSSAVEDMDSDD, encoded by the coding sequence ATgcatatagaaaaagaatttgaagatGACATTAAAAGTGATGCTGGAGGAAATTCAGGATGGGCAGATGCTATGCGTAAAATTCTACAGACAAAAAAGCCAAAACGTAAAAAGACAATAGTTTTATCAAAAGCGAAAAGGTTATGtgatataaaagagaaagaagataaagaaagttcattattagatattgagaaaattaaagaagaagtaAACtcacaagaaataaaagaagaaaaagatgttGTTAAAAAACCACagttaaaggaaaaaaaattaggtaTTAGAGTAAAACCAAGTATAATGGATAGAGAACGTGAGAGaacattacaaaaaattgcTACAAAAGgtgtaatacaattatttaatgctGTTAAACAACAGCAaggtgaaattaataaaaagttatccgAAGCTGGCCCATTAGAAAGGAAACGTGAACAAGTATTAAGAAGTATCGATAAGACTAAATTTTTGGATGTTCTTATGGGAGGAAGTAAAAGTATTTCAGTAGATAATGATGTAAAAAATGAAGAGCAAGAAAATGAAAagcttgaaaagaaaaaagataaagaaacttGGAATGTGTTGAGAGAAGATTTTGTAATGggaacaaaattaaaagattgggATCGTAAAGAACAAGACGAAGATTCTTCAGCAGTTGAAGATATGGATAGCGatgattaa